From a region of the Dickeya poaceiphila genome:
- the mtnC gene encoding acireductone synthase codes for MIKAIVTDIEGTTSDIRFVHHVLFPYARARLAGAVAQADHEPEIAAALTLARHELGQPEASSAQLLAAFNQFMDEDRKSPALKLLQGIIWRSGYRNGDFRGHVYDDVAPQLRAWRGQGIALYVYSSGSVEAQHLLFGHSDAGDLRPLFTGYFDTGVGAKREVASYQNIAGLIGLPASELLFLSDIRQELDAAAQADWHTCQLIRDEADAESRHRQVNRFDQIELNAYQAN; via the coding sequence ATGATCAAAGCGATTGTCACCGATATTGAAGGCACCACCAGCGATATTCGCTTTGTGCACCATGTGTTGTTTCCGTATGCGCGTGCGCGTCTGGCCGGGGCGGTGGCGCAGGCGGATCATGAGCCGGAAATTGCCGCCGCGCTGACGTTGGCGCGCCACGAACTGGGGCAACCGGAAGCCTCGTCCGCGCAACTGCTGGCCGCGTTCAATCAGTTTATGGATGAAGATCGCAAATCACCGGCGCTAAAGCTGTTGCAGGGGATTATCTGGCGCAGCGGCTACCGTAACGGCGATTTTCGCGGCCATGTTTATGACGATGTGGCACCACAATTGCGCGCCTGGCGTGGGCAGGGCATCGCGCTGTATGTGTATTCGTCCGGGTCGGTGGAAGCACAACATCTGTTGTTTGGTCATAGCGACGCGGGTGATTTACGGCCACTGTTTACCGGTTATTTCGACACCGGCGTTGGCGCCAAGCGCGAGGTGGCATCTTACCAAAACATCGCCGGGTTGATTGGGCTGCCAGCCAGCGAGTTGCTGTTTCTGTCCGACATTCGTCAGGAACTGGATGCCGCCGCGCAGGCGGACTGGCATACCTGCCAGTTGATCCGGGATGAAGCCGATGCCGAGAGTCGGCATCGTCAGGTAAACCGTTTTGATCAGATTGAGCTGAATGCTTATCAGGCTAATTAA
- a CDS encoding methylthioribulose 1-phosphate dehydratase — MSEIPQLAALVAACHWIGEKGWCPATGGNMSVRLDERQCLITESGKDKGSLSAEDFLLVDIDTNHVPSGRTPSAETGLHTLLYRVFPMVGAVLHTHSVNATVLSRVEKSDALVLQGYEMQKSLSGQRTHLDSVAIPIFDNSQDIPALAEQVAAYHASTSLRYGFLVRGHGLYCWGNDVKEARRHLEGLEFLFQCELQRRLLEAK, encoded by the coding sequence ATGAGTGAGATTCCACAACTGGCCGCATTGGTGGCGGCCTGCCACTGGATTGGCGAGAAAGGGTGGTGCCCGGCGACGGGCGGCAATATGTCCGTCCGTCTGGATGAACGGCAGTGTCTGATTACCGAATCCGGCAAAGATAAAGGCAGCCTGAGCGCGGAAGACTTTCTGCTGGTTGATATCGACACTAATCATGTACCGAGCGGTCGCACGCCGTCGGCAGAAACCGGGCTGCATACGCTGCTTTATCGCGTGTTCCCGATGGTGGGCGCGGTGCTGCATACGCATTCGGTCAATGCCACCGTACTGTCACGGGTGGAAAAAAGCGACGCACTGGTGCTACAGGGCTATGAAATGCAAAAGTCGCTGAGTGGCCAGCGTACCCACCTGGATTCGGTAGCAATACCGATTTTCGATAACTCTCAGGATATTCCGGCGCTGGCGGAGCAGGTTGCCGCCTATCATGCGAGCACGTCATTGCGCTACGGTTTTCTGGTGCGTGGGCATGGCCTGTACTGCTGGGGCAATGATGTTAAAGAGGCTCGCCGTCATCTGGAGGGGCTGGAGTTCCTGTTCCAGTGTGAATTGCAACGACGTTTACTGGAGGCCAAATGA
- a CDS encoding pyridoxal phosphate-dependent aminotransferase: MSAALIPDSKLPSLGTTIFTQMSALAQQHQAINLSQGFPDFDGPDYLKQRLAYHVSLGANQYAPMTGVAPLRQAIAEKTATLYGWQPDADSEVTVTAGATEALFAAISALVRPGDEVVCFDPSYDSYAPAVQLAGGVLKRIALQPPAFRVDWAAFSALLSDRTRLVIVNTPHNPSATVWQQDDFRQLWQAIASRHIYVLSDEVYEHICFAADGHASVLAHPQLRQRSIAVSSFGKTYHMTGWKVGYCVAPAPLSAELRKVHQYLTFSVNTPAQLALADMLQHQPQHWRELPDFYRAKRDRFVNALAASRLEILPCEGTYFLLADYRAISSQDDVSFCRWLTEHVGVAAIPLSVFCAAPFPHTLIRLCFAKQESTLDAAAERLCQL; encoded by the coding sequence ATGAGCGCCGCACTGATCCCCGACAGCAAACTTCCTTCCCTCGGCACCACCATTTTTACCCAGATGAGCGCACTGGCGCAGCAGCACCAGGCTATCAACCTGTCGCAAGGCTTTCCGGATTTTGATGGTCCCGACTACCTGAAACAACGTCTGGCTTATCATGTCAGCCTGGGGGCAAACCAGTACGCGCCGATGACTGGCGTGGCGCCGCTGCGTCAGGCGATTGCGGAAAAAACCGCAACGCTCTACGGCTGGCAGCCGGACGCCGATAGCGAAGTTACGGTCACGGCTGGTGCCACCGAGGCGTTATTTGCCGCTATCAGCGCGCTGGTGCGGCCAGGCGATGAAGTTGTCTGCTTTGATCCCAGCTACGACAGTTACGCCCCGGCGGTGCAACTGGCCGGCGGCGTACTGAAACGGATCGCCCTGCAACCGCCGGCGTTTCGCGTAGACTGGGCCGCCTTTAGCGCCTTGCTGAGTGATCGCACCCGGCTGGTGATAGTCAACACGCCGCACAATCCCTCTGCCACCGTCTGGCAGCAGGACGATTTCCGCCAGCTCTGGCAAGCGATTGCCAGCCGTCACATCTATGTGTTGAGCGATGAAGTCTACGAACATATCTGCTTTGCCGCCGACGGTCACGCCAGCGTACTGGCACATCCGCAATTGCGCCAGCGCTCCATCGCGGTGTCATCCTTCGGCAAAACCTATCACATGACCGGCTGGAAAGTGGGCTATTGCGTGGCACCGGCACCGCTCAGCGCCGAACTGCGTAAGGTCCATCAGTACCTGACGTTTTCCGTCAATACGCCGGCCCAGTTGGCGCTTGCCGATATGCTGCAACACCAACCGCAGCACTGGCGTGAACTGCCGGACTTTTATCGCGCCAAACGCGACCGGTTTGTTAACGCGCTGGCGGCCAGTCGGCTGGAAATCCTGCCTTGTGAAGGCACTTACTTCCTGCTGGCGGACTATCGCGCTATTTCCAGTCAGGACGACGTCAGTTTCTGCCGCTGGCTGACCGAGCATGTCGGCGTGGCGGCGATTCCGCTGTCTGTTTTCTGTGCAGCCCCCTTCCCTCATACGCTGATTCGGTTATGCTTTGCCAAACAGGAATCAACCCTTGATGCTGCTGCGGAGCGTTTATGTCAACTTTAA
- a CDS encoding amidohydrolase encodes MSTLKVTLLQQPLVWMDGPANLSHFDGLLSEITDRDLIVLPEMFTTGFAMEAAKSSLEQPVVETWLKQWAQRNNALVGGSVAVQTDKGAVNRFLLVDPQGRVYQYDKRHLFRMANEHEYYLPGQTREIVEWRGWRILPLICYDLRFPVWSRNRQDYDLALYVASWPAPRAQHWKTLLAARAIENQAYVAGCNRVGTDGNGHSYQGDSLIIDPQGTVLACAPEHQPARLDAELSLEALQSYRETFPAWRDADKFSV; translated from the coding sequence ATGTCAACTTTAAAGGTTACCTTGTTACAACAACCGTTGGTGTGGATGGATGGTCCCGCCAACCTCAGCCATTTTGACGGCCTGTTAAGCGAGATTACCGACCGTGACCTGATCGTGCTGCCAGAAATGTTCACCACCGGTTTTGCGATGGAAGCGGCCAAAAGCAGTCTGGAACAGCCAGTGGTAGAAACCTGGCTGAAACAGTGGGCGCAGCGTAACAATGCGTTGGTTGGCGGCAGTGTGGCGGTGCAGACCGACAAGGGCGCGGTCAACCGTTTTCTGCTGGTTGACCCACAGGGGCGAGTGTACCAGTACGACAAGCGCCACCTGTTCCGTATGGCGAACGAACATGAGTATTACCTGCCCGGTCAGACGCGGGAAATCGTGGAATGGCGAGGCTGGCGTATTCTGCCGCTGATCTGCTATGACCTGCGTTTCCCGGTGTGGTCGCGCAATCGTCAGGATTACGATCTGGCGCTGTACGTCGCCAGTTGGCCGGCACCGCGCGCCCAGCACTGGAAAACCCTGCTGGCGGCACGAGCGATTGAAAATCAGGCTTATGTGGCGGGCTGCAACCGCGTCGGCACCGACGGCAACGGGCACAGCTATCAGGGCGACAGCCTGATTATCGACCCACAAGGCACGGTGCTGGCTTGTGCGCCTGAACATCAACCTGCCCGCCTCGACGCGGAGTTGTCGCTGGAGGCATTGCAAAGCTACCGTGAAACCTTCCCCGCCTGGCGCGACGCCGATAAGTTCAGCGTATAA
- a CDS encoding glycerophosphodiester phosphodiesterase family protein, with product MSYIRSLFFYIITGVVFVAGNVQAAENWNPAHILEAFQYPYANGQTTVGIIAHRGVVSDGCPENSQCSIDATVNNNIEAIELDVKQSSQGTPWLFHDQNAGRMLYHLPLFNIFQDRNPPSGWDPDFRTMTDNQLAHSYLRDRNFSGTRFHPLNVLEALRYIKVKAPQLLVVLDIKTAEAVSRCASIVKDLNMENQVVLKASSSLYSSNPSQSNGLPAGVHFVPTVYAGNLDDIAVNFTNVFCNAGVDVHHCRVEEWIRGAYDNPNIPWVEIGNKSPNYPDPTSSFVAQEKRYKRPMGAFVPVPEYNLSRGGGAYYVRSNATCCARLSDYLTRTRYFGNETQDERESLDLQLTSGFTNIITDNPLQAIRLTSARGMRHTERYQ from the coding sequence ATGAGTTATATTCGGTCGTTATTTTTTTATATAATCACTGGGGTTGTTTTTGTTGCTGGTAATGTGCAGGCCGCAGAAAACTGGAACCCTGCGCACATTTTGGAAGCGTTCCAATATCCTTATGCGAATGGACAAACGACAGTGGGCATTATCGCTCACCGTGGCGTGGTTTCTGATGGTTGCCCTGAAAATTCGCAGTGTTCTATTGATGCAACCGTGAATAATAATATTGAAGCCATTGAGCTTGATGTGAAACAGTCATCCCAGGGAACGCCGTGGCTGTTTCATGATCAGAATGCGGGGAGAATGCTTTATCACCTTCCTTTATTTAATATATTTCAAGATAGAAATCCTCCATCAGGATGGGACCCGGATTTTCGGACCATGACAGATAACCAGCTGGCGCATAGCTATCTGCGTGACAGGAATTTCAGTGGTACCCGCTTTCATCCTCTCAACGTACTTGAAGCATTACGCTATATAAAAGTAAAAGCGCCACAATTACTGGTGGTGCTTGATATAAAAACGGCTGAGGCGGTTTCGCGTTGTGCTTCAATAGTCAAGGACCTGAATATGGAAAACCAGGTTGTGCTGAAAGCCAGTTCATCCTTATATTCCAGCAATCCGTCACAATCTAATGGCTTACCGGCAGGCGTTCATTTTGTGCCGACAGTGTATGCCGGCAACCTTGACGATATTGCGGTGAATTTTACCAATGTCTTTTGTAACGCTGGCGTCGATGTACACCATTGCCGGGTAGAAGAGTGGATAAGGGGGGCATACGACAATCCTAATATTCCCTGGGTCGAAATTGGCAACAAGAGTCCCAATTACCCTGACCCTACCTCCAGTTTTGTGGCGCAGGAGAAACGTTACAAGCGCCCGATGGGCGCATTCGTGCCGGTACCGGAATATAATTTGTCGCGTGGCGGTGGCGCGTATTATGTTCGCTCCAATGCGACCTGTTGCGCCAGATTGTCGGATTACCTGACCAGAACCCGCTATTTCGGCAATGAAACGCAGGATGAACGAGAGTCGCTCGATTTACAGTTGACGAGCGGTTTCACCAATATCATTACTGACAATCCGCTACAGGCCATCCGGTTGACGTCGGCTCGTGGGATGCGCCACACGGAGCGTTATCAGTAA
- the hpxK gene encoding allantoate amidohydrolase yields MCEVLMDNVMTDLNAQAAARRVMARCDQLADISETVGQLTRVYLSPQHLQANQQVGEWMREAGMSVWQDSVGNICGRYESRTPGAPALLLGSHLDTVRNAGRYDGMLGVLAAIETVSFLHQRGIRLPVALEVVGFGDEEGTRFGVTLLGSRGLTGTWPDGWLPRPDADGITVAQALTQAGLNPDAIAQAARPVTDILAYLELHIEQGPCLEQAGLALGVVTAINGARRLNCTFTGHAGHAGTVPMSQRQDALAAAATWMTQAEQITRDSDPYLVATVGTLQCLPGAANVIPGEVRLTLDIRGPDDTPLDALLQRLLTLAQDIAMQRGCIFSAEEYYRIAATRCDDKLLQRLSAAVMQVQGENLLLPSGAGHDAIAIAERWPVGMLFMRCKGGISHHPDESVLTDDVAQALRALLQTVWGYR; encoded by the coding sequence ATGTGCGAGGTGCTGATGGACAACGTGATGACGGACCTCAATGCGCAGGCGGCAGCCCGGCGGGTGATGGCGCGTTGCGATCAACTGGCGGACATCAGTGAAACCGTCGGTCAGCTTACCCGTGTTTACCTGTCGCCTCAGCATCTGCAAGCCAATCAGCAGGTCGGCGAGTGGATGCGGGAAGCCGGGATGAGCGTGTGGCAGGATAGCGTAGGCAACATCTGTGGCCGCTATGAGAGCCGCACGCCGGGTGCACCGGCGCTGCTGCTGGGTTCGCATCTTGACACTGTCCGCAACGCCGGGCGTTACGATGGGATGCTGGGGGTGCTGGCGGCGATTGAAACCGTGTCATTTCTGCATCAGCGTGGAATTCGCTTGCCGGTAGCGCTGGAAGTGGTCGGGTTTGGTGATGAAGAAGGCACCCGTTTTGGCGTCACATTGCTGGGTAGCCGCGGATTAACCGGCACCTGGCCTGACGGTTGGCTGCCGCGCCCGGATGCCGACGGCATTACCGTCGCACAGGCGCTGACGCAGGCTGGTTTGAACCCGGATGCTATCGCGCAGGCGGCCCGTCCGGTGACGGACATTCTGGCCTATCTGGAATTGCATATCGAACAAGGACCGTGTCTGGAACAGGCCGGGCTGGCGTTGGGTGTGGTGACTGCCATTAACGGCGCACGGCGGCTGAACTGCACGTTTACTGGTCATGCCGGTCATGCCGGTACGGTGCCGATGTCGCAACGGCAGGATGCGTTGGCAGCGGCAGCGACATGGATGACTCAGGCGGAGCAGATAACGCGCGACAGCGACCCCTATCTGGTGGCGACTGTCGGCACGTTGCAGTGCCTGCCCGGCGCGGCTAACGTGATTCCCGGCGAAGTGCGGCTGACGCTGGATATTCGCGGTCCGGACGATACGCCGTTGGATGCCCTGCTGCAACGGCTGCTGACGCTGGCACAAGACATCGCCATGCAACGCGGTTGTATCTTCAGTGCCGAAGAGTATTACCGCATCGCTGCTACGCGTTGTGACGACAAGCTGCTACAGCGGTTGTCGGCAGCGGTGATGCAGGTACAAGGTGAGAACCTGCTGCTACCAAGTGGTGCCGGACATGATGCCATCGCTATCGCCGAACGTTGGCCGGTGGGTATGCTGTTTATGCGTTGCAAGGGCGGTATCAGCCATCATCCCGACGAGTCGGTATTGACTGATGATGTGGCACAGGCGCTGCGGGCGTTATTGCAAACGGTGTGGGGATACCGCTGA
- a CDS encoding pyridoxal-phosphate-dependent aminotransferase family protein: MPNDLFAQINPPHRLLMGPGPINADPRVLRAMASQLVGQYDPAMTGYMNQVMALYRQLFRTDNRWTMLVDGTSRAGIEAILVSAIRPGDRVLVPVFGRFGHLLCEIARRCRADVHTIEVPWGEVFTPDQIEDAIKRVKPRLLLTVQGDTSTTMLQPLAELGDICRRHDVLFYTDATASFGGNPLETDAWGLDAVSAGLQKCLGGPSGSSPVTLSSRMEAVIRQRKCVEQGIRTTDHQDGDDEMIYSNYFDLGMIMDYWGPERLNHHTEATSMLFAARECVRIILEEGLDACIARHQLHGKALLAGIEGMGLQPYGDIANKMSNVLGVVIPSGIHGEQVRKLLLEDFAIEIGTSFGPLQGKIWRIGTMGYNARKDCVMQTLTALEAVLNRLGFHSVQGAALQAAWNVYDTAQAPTCARC; this comes from the coding sequence ATGCCTAACGACCTGTTTGCGCAGATCAATCCGCCCCATCGCTTGCTTATGGGACCTGGCCCGATCAATGCCGACCCACGTGTGCTACGCGCGATGGCCAGCCAACTGGTCGGGCAGTATGACCCGGCGATGACCGGGTACATGAATCAGGTGATGGCGTTATATCGTCAATTGTTCCGTACCGACAACCGCTGGACCATGCTGGTGGACGGCACCTCCCGCGCGGGTATTGAGGCGATTCTGGTGTCGGCGATTCGCCCCGGTGACCGGGTGCTGGTGCCGGTGTTCGGGCGTTTCGGCCACCTGCTGTGTGAGATTGCTCGCCGCTGTCGCGCCGATGTTCATACCATCGAGGTGCCATGGGGTGAAGTGTTCACGCCCGATCAGATAGAAGACGCCATCAAACGGGTGAAACCGCGCCTGTTGCTCACCGTACAAGGCGATACCTCTACCACCATGCTACAGCCGCTGGCCGAGCTGGGAGATATCTGCCGTCGCCATGACGTGCTGTTTTACACCGATGCCACCGCGTCGTTCGGCGGCAACCCGCTGGAAACCGATGCCTGGGGGCTGGATGCGGTTTCCGCCGGGTTGCAGAAATGTCTCGGCGGCCCGTCCGGCAGCTCGCCGGTGACGCTCAGTTCGCGTATGGAAGCGGTGATTCGTCAGCGCAAATGCGTGGAGCAGGGGATTCGCACCACCGACCATCAGGACGGTGACGACGAAATGATTTACTCCAACTACTTCGACCTCGGCATGATCATGGATTACTGGGGACCGGAGCGGTTGAACCACCATACCGAAGCCACCAGCATGTTATTTGCCGCCCGCGAGTGCGTCCGCATCATTCTGGAAGAAGGGCTGGATGCCTGTATCGCCCGTCATCAATTGCACGGCAAGGCGCTACTGGCCGGTATTGAAGGTATGGGATTACAGCCTTACGGCGACATCGCCAACAAGATGAGTAACGTGCTGGGTGTGGTGATCCCGTCTGGCATTCACGGCGAGCAGGTACGCAAACTACTGCTGGAGGATTTCGCCATCGAAATCGGCACCTCGTTCGGGCCGTTGCAGGGCAAGATCTGGCGTATCGGCACCATGGGGTATAACGCACGTAAAGACTGCGTGATGCAAACACTGACCGCGCTGGAAGCGGTACTGAACCGCCTTGGCTTCCATTCTGTACAGGGGGCGGCGTTGCAGGCGGCCTGGAATGTATACGATACCGCGCAGGCGCCGACATGTGCGAGGTGCTGA
- a CDS encoding amino acid ABC transporter ATP-binding protein — MPLITINQVHKYYGQNHVLKGVDLDIDAGEVISIIGRSGSGKSTLLRCINGLEGYQDGSIKLGGMTVTDRDSQAREISRSIGMIFQNFNLFPHMTALENVMLSPKLVLGKSAAECRELGVRMLEKVGLGERIDYYPSSLSGGQQQRVAIARALAMSPKVLLCDEITSALDPELVGEVLKVLEQLAAEGMTLILVTHEMNFAREVGDRVVFMHQGKVWEQGSGDELFANPQTAELKQFIASVRL; from the coding sequence ATGCCGCTCATCACCATTAATCAGGTCCATAAGTATTACGGCCAGAACCACGTGCTGAAAGGGGTGGATCTGGATATCGATGCCGGCGAGGTTATCTCCATCATTGGCCGCAGCGGCTCCGGCAAAAGCACCCTGCTGCGTTGTATCAACGGGCTGGAAGGCTATCAGGACGGCAGCATTAAACTCGGCGGTATGACCGTGACCGACCGTGACTCGCAGGCGCGGGAAATCAGCCGTTCCATTGGCATGATTTTCCAGAATTTTAACCTGTTCCCGCATATGACTGCGCTGGAAAACGTGATGCTGTCGCCCAAATTGGTGCTGGGTAAAAGCGCTGCCGAGTGCCGTGAACTGGGGGTGAGGATGCTGGAGAAAGTCGGACTGGGCGAGCGTATTGATTACTACCCCTCCAGTCTCTCCGGTGGCCAACAGCAGCGGGTGGCGATTGCCCGTGCGCTGGCGATGAGTCCGAAAGTGCTGCTGTGCGATGAGATCACCTCGGCACTGGACCCGGAACTGGTAGGTGAAGTACTGAAGGTACTGGAGCAACTGGCAGCCGAAGGCATGACGCTGATTCTGGTTACCCACGAGATGAATTTCGCCCGTGAAGTGGGCGACCGGGTGGTGTTTATGCATCAGGGCAAAGTGTGGGAGCAAGGCAGTGGTGATGAACTGTTCGCCAACCCGCAGACTGCCGAACTGAAACAGTTTATCGCCTCGGTGCGGCTGTAG
- a CDS encoding amino acid ABC transporter permease, whose translation MMTFTDWDIVRNLLLAGRWTVLLSLAAFFGGGVVTLPLLLLRLTKRRWPMRLTRLYADVFQGTPLLMQLFLAFFGLGLFGIDVSPWTAATLALTLFTSAFLLDIWHGSVQALPKGQWEACRCLGLTFTQTLTRVIAPQAMRIAIAPTVGFSVQVIKGTALASIIGFVELTKAGTMLNNVTFQPFKVFGLVALGYFLLCYPLSYYSRYLEKKCNAAHHH comes from the coding sequence ATGATGACATTTACTGACTGGGATATTGTGCGCAACCTGCTGCTGGCCGGACGCTGGACGGTGCTGCTGTCGCTGGCGGCGTTTTTCGGCGGCGGTGTGGTGACGTTGCCGCTGCTGTTGCTGCGCCTGACGAAACGCCGCTGGCCGATGCGCCTGACCCGGCTGTACGCCGATGTGTTTCAGGGTACGCCACTGCTGATGCAACTGTTTCTGGCGTTTTTCGGGCTGGGATTATTCGGTATCGACGTCAGCCCATGGACGGCAGCCACCCTGGCGCTGACGCTGTTTACCAGCGCGTTTCTGTTGGATATCTGGCACGGCAGCGTACAGGCGTTGCCGAAAGGACAATGGGAAGCGTGTCGCTGCCTGGGGCTGACCTTCACGCAAACGCTGACCAGAGTGATTGCGCCTCAGGCGATGCGCATTGCCATTGCGCCGACGGTGGGGTTTTCGGTACAGGTGATCAAAGGCACCGCCCTGGCTTCAATCATCGGGTTTGTCGAGCTGACCAAGGCCGGCACCATGCTTAATAACGTTACCTTCCAGCCGTTCAAGGTATTCGGACTGGTGGCGTTGGGCTATTTCCTGCTGTGTTATCCGTTGTCGTATTACAGCCGTTATCTGGAGAAGAAATGTAATGCCGCTCATCACCATTAA
- a CDS encoding amino acid ABC transporter permease: MTYQLHFAALWPYWPELLAGLWVTVQLTTMATLGGIAIGICGAALRSGKPTFVSRLWGLYVEVIRNTPFVVQLFFIVFGLPGLGLKLTAGQAALLAMLVNLGAYSTEIIRAGIQVTPKGQWEAARVLGLSRAQTFTRVILPPALQRIYPALVSQCIIVMLGSSVVSQVSYEELTFAANLIQSRTFLSFEVYLVTTLCYLVLSMLMRQLLLLAGRRFLGTPH; encoded by the coding sequence ATGACTTATCAGCTTCATTTCGCGGCGCTGTGGCCTTACTGGCCGGAGTTACTGGCCGGTCTGTGGGTTACCGTGCAATTGACGACGATGGCGACGCTCGGCGGGATTGCCATCGGCATCTGCGGTGCGGCATTACGCAGCGGTAAGCCGACTTTCGTCAGCCGCCTGTGGGGCCTGTACGTCGAGGTGATCCGTAATACGCCGTTTGTGGTGCAACTGTTTTTTATCGTGTTCGGTCTGCCGGGGCTGGGGCTAAAACTCACCGCCGGGCAGGCCGCCCTGTTGGCAATGTTGGTTAACCTGGGCGCTTACAGTACGGAGATTATTCGTGCCGGCATTCAGGTGACGCCGAAGGGCCAATGGGAAGCCGCGCGTGTACTGGGATTGTCGCGTGCCCAGACGTTTACGCGAGTAATTTTACCGCCCGCGCTGCAACGGATTTATCCGGCGCTGGTCAGCCAGTGCATCATCGTGATGCTCGGTTCATCCGTGGTGTCGCAGGTGTCGTACGAAGAGCTGACCTTTGCCGCCAACTTAATTCAGTCACGGACCTTCCTCAGCTTTGAGGTGTATCTGGTGACCACGCTCTGCTATCTGGTGCTGTCGATGCTGATGCGTCAACTGCTGTTGCTGGCCGGGCGACGCTTTCTGGGGACGCCGCACTGA
- a CDS encoding transporter substrate-binding domain-containing protein → MKIGKRFLAVVGAALLMVQAGQAMADQLQDIQKRGVLRVAVPQDFPPFGSVGTDLQPQGYDIDMARYLASEMKLKLQLVPVSSANRVPYLQTDKVDLVISSLGKNAEREKVIDFSSAYAPFFLGVFGPKDTDVSAPDALQGKSVGVTRGAVEDMVLTDIAPKTADIKRYEDNNTTLSAYLSGQVQYIATGNLVVAAIAEKNPAKAPVAKFMLKDSPCYIGLKKDEPALKAKVNELIEKALKDNTLNGLSEKWLKAPLPANLGA, encoded by the coding sequence ATGAAGATCGGAAAACGTTTTTTGGCGGTGGTGGGTGCGGCTCTGTTGATGGTTCAGGCCGGGCAGGCAATGGCGGATCAACTGCAGGATATCCAGAAGCGCGGCGTATTGCGCGTCGCGGTGCCACAGGATTTCCCGCCGTTTGGCTCGGTCGGCACCGATTTACAGCCGCAGGGTTACGATATCGACATGGCGCGTTACCTGGCCAGTGAGATGAAACTAAAGTTGCAGCTGGTGCCGGTGAGCAGTGCTAACCGCGTGCCGTATTTGCAGACCGACAAGGTCGATCTGGTGATTTCCAGCCTGGGTAAAAATGCGGAACGTGAAAAAGTGATCGATTTCAGCAGTGCCTACGCGCCGTTCTTCCTTGGCGTATTTGGCCCGAAAGACACCGATGTCAGCGCGCCGGACGCGTTGCAGGGCAAATCCGTCGGCGTGACCCGCGGTGCGGTGGAGGACATGGTGCTGACTGATATCGCGCCCAAGACCGCTGATATCAAACGCTATGAAGATAACAACACTACGCTGTCGGCCTATCTGTCTGGTCAGGTGCAATATATCGCCACCGGCAACCTGGTCGTGGCGGCGATTGCCGAGAAGAACCCGGCTAAAGCTCCGGTAGCGAAATTCATGTTGAAAGATTCGCCCTGCTATATCGGCCTGAAAAAAGATGAGCCGGCGCTGAAGGCGAAAGTCAACGAACTGATTGAAAAAGCGCTTAAGGACAACACGTTGAACGGCCTGTCCGAAAAATGGCTGAAAGCGCCGTTGCCGGCCAATCTGGGCGCCTAA